The Candidatus Binataceae bacterium genome includes the window TGCTCGGCGGCGTGTTCAAGGAGACCGGCAATTCGTCGCCGATCGCGATCGAGGCCAAGCGCAAGTACATGATGGCCGATCTCGAGCGCTGGGCGAAGCACTACGGCGTGCCGCCGCTTCACAACGCGCACTTTCCGATCAACACGATTCGCCTGATGCGCGGCGCGGTCGCGGCCGAACGTCTGGGCGTGTTCCCGCAATACCATCGCGCGATCTACGACGCGTTCTGGCGCGACGGACTCAACCTCGGCGAGACCTCGGTGATGCGCGAGGTGGTGGGACGCGCGGGCCTGGATGCCGAACGAGTGGCGGCGCTTTCGGAAGAGCATGCGGTCAAGGAGGCGCTTCGCGACTCGACCGAAGCGGCGGTCGCCCGCGGCGCGTTCGGCGCGCCGACGTTTTTCGTCGGCGATCAGATGTTCTGGGGCAACGACCGGCTGATGTTCGTGGAAGAGGCGTTGCGCGCGCTGTCGTAGCCCGCGCCGCATGTCCGGCGCGCGCGGCGGCGACGAACCTCTTCGCCGTGCCGGCGGGCCAATCAGGTCGGGTCGGGCCCTTGCGCCGCGATCCATCCGGCGCGCCCGGGCAGCGTCGCGCGCACCACTTCGCAGACCGGAAGTTCCGCCGCGCCGAGGCGCGCCGCTACTTCCTCGAGCCGGACGAATTTCGCTCGGCGTTCCTTGAGCGCACGAATCAGAGCGGCGAAACTCTCCAGTTGGGCCATCCCCTCAGTTTCAGCGTGAACCGTATGAACGTTGAGGCGACCGGGATCGAACTGCGCGAGGTAGAATTCCAGCACCGCGGCCGCGTCCGGCAGGTCCTCGCGGCCCATCACTTCGTCCAGGGTCGGCAGGGTGGTCGGAATCTCGAGGGTATTGAGGATTTGGCCGTCCACGCGGCATCGAAACGGCGTCCTGCCGCGAGTGTCGCTGCGATAGCTGAGCCCCATCGAATCGAGCGTCTTGAGAGCGAGCGCGTTGGTGCGCCATCCGGGCGCCGCGAAACTGCGCGTCGGCTCGCGGAAGATCGCGCGATACGCCTCGAACGCGTCGTTCAGTTCGGCACGGATTCCCGCCTCGCCCAGCTTGTCGATTCCGTCCTGCCAGCGCACGTGATCCCATCCGTGGACGCCGACCTCGAAGCTGGCGCGTTTGAGCCCGCGCACGATATTGGGAAAGGCGAGCGCAATCGGCCGCGCGGGCAGCAGCGTGCCCGAGAGCACCGTGCGCAGACCGTACATCCTGACTGCCCCGGTGCGGCGCATCTTTTTCAGGAAGCCCGGATTGCGCAGCACACGCACCACTGCCCGGCCCGAGTTATCCGGCCCCATCGCGACGTAAAAGCTCGCCGCGACGGCCTCGGCCGTGAGCATCCGCGCAAGGCGCGGCACGCCGAACTCGAGGCCCTGATGCGTATCGACGTCAATTTTCAGTGCGACTTCCAAACCGCTCCCCGAGTGCTTCGACTATGCGCTCCATTCGGATGCCGCGCGAGCCCTTGACCAGCACGACGTCGCCCGCGTGAACCAGTCCGCACACGATCTCCGCGCCGGCGGCGCTGTCGGGCGCGACATGCATGCCGGCGCGCCCGGTAAAACCGGCCGCGCCAACCGCCGCTCCCATCTCCGGCCCCACGGCGATGAACGCTGCCGGCGCAAGGCGCATCACGTTGGCCACGGCCTCGGTATGCATCGCGGGCGCGAAGGCGCCCAACTCCAGCATGTCGCCGAGCGCGACGACCATCCGCGCACCGGACGCCGCGGCGCTTTCGTGCGCGGCGTCGAGCGCGGCGCGCACCGAGCGCGGATTGGCATTGTAGGTATCGTCGATCACCAGCAGACCGCCGAGCACACGTATTTGCAGGCGCCCAGCGACGGGCGCGACGCCTTCGAGCGCGCGCGCGAGGGCGCTGAGCTCGTCAGCCTCAAGCGGCCGGGCGCGTAATGCGGCGGTCGCCGCGACGGCCGCCGCCGCATTGCGCGCGGCGGCCGCGCCGAGCAGCGCGAGCGCGACCTCCAGCCGCGCCGGCGCGCCCGCGGCGACGAGCCGCGGGCTAAGCGCGAGCGTCACGCGCGAGCGCCCGCCGCCCGCGCCTTCGCCGCAGGCGGCGGGCGCTCGCCCGGCCACGCGCACGTCGGCGGCCGCTTCGGCGCCGAAGGTAAGAAGTTCGGCGCCGCGCGGGACGCGCTCCAGCACGAGGCGTTCTTCGGCGGAAGCTACAACCGCGCGCCGCGCGGTGCTGAACAGCGCCGCCTCCTCGTCGGCGATCTCCTCGAGGGTTCCCAAGCCCTCGCTGTGCTCGACGTCGACGTTGAGCACGGCGGCAACGTCGGGCTCGACGATTCGCGCAAGACGTGCGATCTCGCCGCGCGTGTTGGTGCCGCATTCCAGGACCGCCGCGCGATAGCGCTCGTTGATCATGAAGATCGTCATCGGTACGCCGATCAGGTTGTTAAGGTTCCCCGGCGTGGCCAGCGTTTCTCCGAAGAGCGCGCGCACGGCGGCGGCGCAAAGCTCCTTGGTACTGGTCTTGCCCACGGCACCGCCGATCGCGACGCACGCAAATGGACCGGCGGCGCGGATGCGCCGCAGATGATGACGCGCAAGGTCGCCCAGCGCGGCCAGCGTGTCGTCAACTTCTATCGCGGCAAGCCTCTCGCCGCCGGCGAGGCGGCAGCCGCGCGCGACGATCGCGGCCGTTGCGCCGCGGCGTGCCGCTTCGCCGAGGTACGCATGTCCGTCGCGATCGGCGCCCTTGAGCGCGACGAAGAGCGCGCCTCGGTCGAGCGTTCGCGTGTCGCTCGTGACTCCGCGCACGACCGTCTCCGGCCCTCCGAACAGTTCGCCGCCGGTTGCGGCGGCAACCTCGTCGAGACGGAAGGCGCACTGGTTGACTGGTATCGGCGTTGCCATCGTTGCGGTCCGCGCGGTTCGCGGCGCATGATCCAAAAACGGACCTAACAGTGATTACGTGGCTCGACGCGGCTTGACAACCATGCGTTGGCGGACAAGCCTCGTTCGTCGGACGCAAGCAAAGGAGAGCGATCGATGACTCAGGCCGCATCGCCGCTAGTCGGCATTATCATGGGGAGCAAAAGCGATTGGGAGCAGATGTCGGCAGCGGCCGAGATTCTGAACGAATTTAAAGTATCGCATGAAGTAAGAGTGCTGTCGGCCCATCGCACCCCCGAAATCACGCTCGACTACGCCGCCTCGGCCTCCGAACGCGGTCTGCAGGTGATGATCGCCGGCGCCGGCGGCGCGGCGCATCTGCCCGGCGTCATCGCGGCCAAGACCATCTTGCCGGTGATCGGGGTGCCGATGATGTCATCGGCGCTGAACGGGATGGATTCGTTGCTGTCGATCGTACAAATGCCGCGCGGCGTGCCGGTGGCGACGATGGCGATTGGCAAGTCCGGCGCCGCCAACGCAGCCTTGTTCGCGGTCACGATTCTCGCGCTCGCCCGCCCCGACCTCGGTGAAGAACTGATCAAATGGCGAGCTGCGCGCGCCCAGGAAGTGCTTCAGCAAAAGCTGCCCTGACGAGACGCGGGATGGAAGGTTCGAGGCTGGAGCTGACGGCAAGAGCGGCGCGCCGCCTGGGAGCGGCCGTCAGCGCCGGAATTTTTGCCGCGATGGCCGTCGTGGTTTATGGCGGGAGCGCGAGGCCCGCGCACGCCGAGGAGCCTCGAATCGTGGTCAAGACCGGCGGCAAGTTGCCGGTTCCGCCCACCGCGGCGCTTGGGGTTATCGCGACCGATCCTGTCTTGCAGCAGGTCCTGAGCCAGGATTTCGAGGTTGCGGGACGGCTGGCGGGTGCGAGCGCGACCTCGGAGGTGACCTTGACCGTCACTCTGACGCATCGCGCGCTCGAGCCGGGAATGGCGCTGAGCGAGGTCGCGCCGGGCAATGGCGCCGCGGTCGCGCTGCTCGAGAAGGCCGGCGTCAAGCCGCTGCCGCTGCCGGAACAGAAGGCGCAGGATGATTCAGACAATGACAACGGCTCCGACGACGACGATAACAACGCGGCCGAGGGCAACTCGGGCGTGAAGAATGACGTCGACAGCTATGAACAACAGGGCCACGTCGCGCACCAGCAAATGCCGATGGGCGGCGCGATGCCGCCGCTGCCGATGACCGGTTGGCCGGTGCCGCCGGCAACCGCGCAGCAGCGCTCAGCGATACCGCCCTACATGCAGACCTACCCGCAAGGCGCCGGCAACTCGCTCGAGAAGACGCGCCACGAGCACGAAGCGAGCGACGTTTACGACACGATTTTCATCGCACGCGCGACGGCCGGAGACACAAGCGCCGAGCTGACCGTGGTGGCCGTGGCTCATCCGGGCTTCGATGCGCACGAAGTCCGCAAGCTCATCGCAGAAGAAATCGCCAACAGCGTGCTCCACTAGACGGGCATCGCGCGGCGGCCGAGCGCGTACCCGGCTGTCCGTGTATCCGCGGTTATTCTTCGGTGCTGTCCGAAGGCGCGGTGGTCCGCTTGGGCGGCGGTGTCTTTGGCGTTTGTCGTGAAGCGCCCGGCGCCGCCGGGCCGCCGACGACGCTGGTCTGCAGCATTTGCGCGGGAGCCGCCGCCTGCGGCGGCGATACGCTCTGCGGTGCGGGCGCGGTCATTGGCGCCGGTGCAACAGCGGGCGGCTCGGCGGCCGGCGGTGCAGGCGCCTCGGCGGCCGGCGGTGCAGGTGCCTCGGCTGCCGGCGGCATCGCGCCGGCCGGCGCGGCAGGTTCGGAAACCGTCTCCGCATGATGGAATCCGAATTCGCCGCGATGGCGTTCGGAGACGATCACGTAAAGCACGACGATCGCCGAGAGCACGATTATCACTACGGCCATGCGCCCCCAAGGGGCGCGTTTGCGGTCGTGCAGCGTCAGCGGCTCGGACATCCGCGGCGCGGCCGCCGCGCCTTCGGCGCGCTGCACCTCGCGCACGAAGCGCATCGCGACCTCTTCGCCGTCGAGGCCAAGAAAAGCCGCGTAGCGGCGCACAAACGGCATCAGGTAGAGCTGATCGGAGATGAGGTCGTAGTCGCTGCGCTCGATCATGTCGAGGTAGTGGGCGGGGATACGGGTTTCGGCCACAACTTCGTCGCGCGAGACGCCGCGCCGCTCGCGCGCCGCGGTGAGGATCTTGCCGAGACTGGGTTCGCCCTCGGCGCCGGTTTTGTCGACGCCAGGTTTGGGCAATTCGGTCGGCGTCGATTGAGCGGCCGCGCCCGCGTCGTCGGCTTTGGCCGCTTCCGAAGGCCCGGTTTCGCCGCCTGGCTTCGAAGGCTTGGGCTGATTATCCGCCGCCTCGGCCTCGTCGCGAGGATTGACGCCGGACTCAGGCTTACCAACGGGCTTGGTCTCGCTTCCGGAACTCACGGTTTCTTCGGTTTCCCGTGCGGCAGACATCCGCCGTCCCCCCTCCCCGCCGCGCGTACAATGCAAGACGCGCGAGGTCCGCGCCGGCCAGACGAACTTACGACAGAAGAAACTTACAATTAGCGCGCCTTGAAACCAAGTCCCCTCTTCATGGACGAAAGTCCGATGTGCACAAGCGCGCCGGCACCGGTTCGGCGACCGCATGATTGTAGAGGGCAAGCTTCTTACCATCGCATCCGACAATAGTCGCGTCCGGCCCGAGCAGGTTCAATACGTGACCGAGGTCGGTGCGATTGACGATCAGAACGGCGCATCCGGGCGCGCGCCATAGCTCCGCCAGGCCGGCGTCGGTTGCGACAAAACTTGCGCTCGCGTCGGCGTCGCGCCCGAACGGGGCCAATTCGCCGCGATAGTCAACCAGCGCTTCGCGATGGCCCGTATAGAACGGCATCGATTGGACGAAATGACGATACGAGGCGAGCCGGCAGTCGGGGACAAGGTAGGGTTCGATCGCGTGCGCGAGTTCGCGGTACGAGACCAGCGGCTGTGCGTCCGTGCGCGCCTTCACCATCATTCCCAGCGTTGCCACGACGCCGAGCGCAAGCGCCGCCACGGCCGCGGCGGGACGTTCAGGACGTCGTCCACGCGATACGATCGCGAGGCATACGAGCGACGCCGCGGTCAGTACCGTCATCGCTACCAGCGCGTCGGCAAGCAGCATCGATTCGGGCTGCGAGGCGTAATACCCACAGGCCATCCCGATAGCCGCGGCCGCCGCGAGGTTGAGCATCACCAGCGTGCCGAAGAGCCTGCGCACTTTCGATGCATCCATCGAAGGGAGGCAGGTGAGCGCATAGCCGGCCATGATCGCGAGCGGTGGCAGTGCCGGCAGGATGTATGAGCCGAGCTTGGCGCGCGGGATCGAGAAGAAGACCAGGATGATTCCGAACCACCAGAGCAGGAACTTGAGCGAGCTTCGCGCGTTGGACCGGCAGGAGGATTGCTCAAGGCCGTCGCCGCCCCCGCCGTCCGACGCACGCATCAATTGCCGCACCCCTGCCGGAACGAACACGATCCACGGCCACATTCCCGCGATCACCACCACGACGAAAAAATACGGGCCCCATCCGTGTTCAGCGTTCGCGAGATAGCGTTCGACGTGTTCGTGGATGACGAAGAAGCGCAGAAATTCGGGATTCCGCTCCGCCGCGAGGACGAACCATGGCGCTACGATCGCGAAATAGATCGCGATCGCGCGTAGCCACGGCATCCGGAGAATCTCCCGCCCGCGCCGCTCGGCCAGTAGCCACGCGAGTCCGACCGCGCCCGTCAGCACCAGCGCAACCGGGCCCTTGGCGAGGGTGCCCGCGGCGGCCATCGCAGCAGACAGGAAGAACCATCGGCGCGCCCCGGCGTCGTCGAACCCCGGCCGATGCGCCGCCGCCTGGAATGCGCCGAGCGCGGCGGCTACGAAAAGCGCGAGCGCCGGGTCGAGCGTCGCGAAGCGGGCGAAGCCGAAGAAGAGAGGCGAGAGCGCGAGCACCATCGCGGCCGCGACTCCCGCCGCAGGGCCGAACATCGCCTCGCCGAGCGCCGCGGTCACGGCGACCTCGGCCACGCTCGCGATCGCGGCCGGCAGACGTACGGCCAGTTCAGTGGGGCCCAGCAGCTTTATCGAGATCGCCTCGGCCCAATAGACGAGCGGAGGCTTCTCGAAATACCGCACCCAGTTGTCGCGCGGAGTAACGTAGTCGTGCGTCAGCACCATCTCGCGCGCGATTTCCGCATAGCGGCCCTCGTCGGGCTCCCACAGCGCGGGCCGGCCGAGCGCCGGCAGATAAAGGATTGCCGCGAGCGCCGCGCAAACGAGGAGACGCCGCGTCCGGTTGTGCTCGGCGAGGAGAGAAGCGGGCGCGGGCAGCGCAGGCGGCGTCGCGGACATGATCGCAAGAGTCTGCGGGCCACGGCGCGCGCCGTCAACCGCGGGTTCATCACCGGAACCGTTTTCTCCGCGCCGAAACCATCTCTTTCCCGTGGTGGAACCGGCTCTTTCCGCGGATTGTCCGGCGCGGTATCGTGTTTGACTTCACGAGGTCGTCTGTAACAATCGCGCACGGCGCTGCGATTAGTTCGTCTCGGGATGAACGGAGTCGCGCCGCGCCGACTGGCGGTAAGAACTTGAGCTCAGCCGAAAAGATCGCTGCGATTCGCGAACCGGCGAGATTGCCCGACGGGTCGCTCGTGTCGGTGGTAGTGCCGGTCTACAACGAAGAGGCGAACCTGCCGGCATTGTGGTCGCGGCTCGAGCCGGTGATGCGCGCGTGCGGACGGCCGTGGGAAGTCCTGTTCGTTGACGACGGCTCTGCCGACCGATCGCTCGAAATCCTGCGCGGGATAGCCGCGAGCGCGCATGGCGCCGTTCGCGTGATTGAACTTGCGCGAAATTTCGGCCAGCACTCGGCGATCCTGGCCGGCTTTCGCCAGTGCCGCGGCGAGGTCGTGGTCACGCTCGACGCCGATCTGCAGAATCCGCCCGAAGAAATCCCGCGTTTGCTAGCCGCGATCGATGAAGGCAACGACGTGGTCGGCGGATGGCGCGAGGTGCGCCACGATATCGCCTATCGCCGCTTTGCCTCCAATCTGCAGAACCGTGTGACATCGATGATCGTGGGCGTGCCGATGCATGACTACGGATGCATGCTGCGCGCCTACCGCCGCCACATCGTCGATACCGTGGTCGCCTGCGACGAGAAGGCGGCCTTCGTCCCGGCGCTGGCCAATTCGTTCGCCAAGCGCGTGGCCGAGATTCCGGTCGCCCATGAGGAGCGCCAGAGCGGCAGCTCGAAGTACAACCTGTTCCGTCTCCTCCATCTGAGTCTGAACCTGATCACGGGCTTTTCGATGATGCCGATTCAGGCAGTGAGCGTCGCCGGAGTCCTGGTGTTCATCCTCGACGCGCTGCTGGTGCTGGTGCTGCTCGCCCACCGCATCTTGTACGGTCCGCAGCAGGAAGGCGCGCTGTGGACGCTGTTCGCATTCAACTTCCTGGTGCTGGGCTTTGTCCTGCTCGCGGTCGGATTGATCGGCGAGTACGTCGGGCGCGTCTACCTCGAAGTGCGCAAGCGCCCGACCTATATCGTGCGGGCCGTGCACGGCGACGAGTCCGCTTCGCTCGAGCGCCGCTAGGAAAACGTGGCCGCCGAAAATCCGCGTTCGACCGCTCCGCCGCAGGGCGCCGTGCGATGCGTGCTCTTCGCTTATCACGAGATGGGCTACGCGTGCATGACAGCGCTGCTCGGGATGGACGCGCAGGTGGCCGCGCTGTTCACGCATGAGGACGATCCGCACGAGGAAATCTGGTGGCGCTCATGCGCCGACCTTGCGCGCCGCAGCGACATGCCGATTTACACGCCCGAGCGCCTCGACCAAGGATGGATCGAACGGATCGCCGCGATGCGCCCGGCGATCATCTATTCGTTCTACTATCGCCACCTGCTGCCCGACGCGGTTCTGCGCGCGGCGCCGCTCGGCGCGTACAACCTCCACGGCTCGCTGCTGCCAGCCTACCGCGGCCGCGCGCCGGTCAACTGGATGCTGGTCCACGGCGAGCGCGAGGCGGGCGTGACGCTGCATCACATGGTCGCGCGCGCGGACGCCGGCGACATCGTGGGTCAGCGCGCCGTCCCGATCGACGACTGCGACACGGCGCTGACGCTATATCGCAAGCTGGTGCCGGCGGGAGCCGCGCTGCTCACGGAGATGCATCCGCTGATCGCGGCCGGGCGCGCGCCGCGGCGTCCGCAGGATCTTTCGCGCGGCAGTTATTTCGGGCGCCGGCGTCCCGAAGACGGAAGGATCGACTGGCGATGGCCGGCGCGGCGCGTCTTCAATCTCGTGCGCGCCGTGACGCATCCGTATCCCGGCGCTTTCTGCTCGCTCAACGGACGCAGGCTCCTCATCTGGGAGAGCAGGATCGCCGCCGAAGCGGGACAGCGCGGCGCGCCCGGCGAGATCGCATCAAGGGCGGACGGGGGCGCGGTCGAGGTTGCGGCGGGCGAGGGCAGTCTTTTGATCACGCGGGCGCAGTTTGACGGCGCGGCGGAAGGTCCGGCGGCCGAGGTCTTGTCTGAAGTTCTGTTGCAGCATGCGCGCGGCGAAGGGCCGCACGCGCGGCTGGAGTAGCGGAGGCAGTATGCGGGTTTTGATTACGGGCGGCGCGGGCTTTCTGGGTTCGCATCTGAGCGACGCGTTCATCGCGCGCGGCGACGAAGTTTTCGTGCTCGACACCGGCGCTATCGCCAAGGTACGCCACCTCCTCGACAATCCGCGCTTCCACTACGTCCACGACAGCGTGTTCAACCTGGAGCTTATCGACAGCCTGGTGTCGAAGTCCGACCTCATCTACCATCTCGCCGCCGTGGTGGGCGTCGAGCACTACGTCGCCGACCCGTACGAGACGCTCAACGTCAACGTCAACGGCACGCAGAACGTGCTGAAGGCGGCCTACAAGCACGGGCGGCGCCTCGTCTTCAGCTCGACTTCCGAGGTTTACGGACGCAATCCCAAGGTGCCGTGGAAGGAGGACGACGACCGGGTGCTCGGCGCGACCACGATCGATCGCTGGTGCTACTCGACCTCGAAAGCGGTGGGCGAGCATTTCTGTTTCGCCTATCACAAGCTCGGGCTGCCCGTGACGGTTGTGCGCTACTTCAATATCTACGGGCCGCGGCTTGACCGCGTGGACGTCGGGCGCCTGTTCACGATCTTCATGGGCCAATTGCTGCGCGGCGCCGATCTCACCGTGATCGGTGACGGCAAGCAGACGCGATGCTTCACCTACGTCACTGACGCGGTGGCCGCGACGGTCGCGGCCGGAATCAATCCCGCGGCCGACGGCCATGCGATCAATATCGGGACCGAGGTCGAAACCACGGTGCTGGAGTTCGCCAACCTGATGATCGAGCTTTACGGCTCGACGAAATCGAAGATCAAATTCGTCAGCCAGGCCGACATTTATGGCCAGAGCTACGAAGATATCCCGCGCCGTGTGCCCGACAACACCAAGATGCGCACGCTGCTCGGCGTCACGCCGAAAGTGACGCTGCGCGAGGGAACGGCGCTCGCGATGGAATGGTTCCGCCGCGAACAGGCCGGCTGAGCGTGGCTCCTACAGCTTGCGCGCGATCGTCAGACCGTCCGAGATCGGCAGCATTACCAGTTCCACCCGCCGGTCGCCCGCCGCGAAGTCGTTGAAGGCGCGAATCGCGACGGTATCTTCGGTCTGATCCGTATCGTCGAGCACCGCGCCCGACCACAATACATTGTCGACCAGGATCAGGCCGCCGGGGCGCGTGCGGCGAAGGATCTCTTCGTAGTAGTGGCGATAGTTGGTCTTGTCCGCGTCGATGAAGGCGAGATCGAATACCGCGTCGGGCGACAGCGCGCGCAGCGTTTCGAGCGCCGGAGCAAGCCTGAGCGTTATCATCGCCGCAACGCCCGCCCGCTCCCAGTAACGCCGCCCGATCGCGGTCCACTCCTCGCTCACGTCGCAGCAGAGCAGGCTACCGCCGGCGGCGAGCCCGCGGGCGATACAGATCGCGCTGTAGCCGGTGAACGTGCCGACCTCGATCGCGCGCCGCGCGCCGATCGCGCGCGCGAGCAGCGTCATGAACGCGCCCTGCTCGGGCGCGATCTGCATCCCGGCCCGCCGCCCCAGCTTTTCCTGGGTTTCGCGCGCCAGGTCCTCCAGCAGCGGGTCGCCGTTGTGCCCGTGGGCAAGCAGGTAGTCGTAGAGCCGGTCATCGAGGGTGACAAATTTTCCGCCGCGTGTCATGGCGGCGATTGTAGCATTGAAGCTCCCGCGGCCGCATCGCAAATGGGCGCCGCGCTTGCGCCCTGGAGGTCGCTACAAGCCCATCGCGTCGAGTTCGCGGCGGATGCGCTCGGGATGGGTAGCGCCCCAATAGATCCGGCCGCATCGTGGGCAGCTCGAGAATCGTTCCTGACTCGCGTAAACAAAGGGCGGCACGCGGCGCGCGACCGACTCGCGCGCGGCGTCGACGAGCGGTTCGTTGCAGTGCGAGCATCGCGTAAAAGCTCCGCGGCGCGGGTCGAACGGAAAGCGCGCAAGGACCTCGCGCAGCTGGTCGCGGAACAGGCAGCTTTCGAGATAGAGCGCGTCGGCGGCGGTGCGCAGGCGCTTGTCGCGAGTCAGCGTCAGGCGGCCCTCCGCGCGTGCCCTGGCGAGCAGTTTATCGCCGCCCAGTTGCGGATCGAAGAGCACGTCGGCACCGAGCAGACGGAGCCATCGCGCGAGCCGCGCGAGCATCCGGTCGGCGGCAAATTTAGGCGCTGATTCAGCGCTCGATTTGAACGATTCGTTCATCGCGCGCCGATATAGTATAGCAGGCGTCGCAGATGGGCCGCCGTGACGCCTGAAGCCGCATTGTCGGGCGCAGCAGAACCGGCACGTTCGATTCCGCAGTGGTAATGACGCGAGGAAGAGATCGATGAAAGAAAACAAGGTCACGTTCAAGTCCGGCGAGCTCACGCTGGAAGGGATGATCGCGCTCCCCGGCGGAGCAGGCTCCCATCGCGCGGCGGTCGTATGCCATCCGCATCCGCTCTACGGCGGTTCGATGTACAACAACGTGGTCGATGCGGCGCTGGAAGCGCTGTGGGCGCGCAGGTTTGCGACTTTGCGCTTCAATTTTCGCGGCGTCGGCCGCAGCGAAGGCGAGTTCGACAACGGCCGGGGCGAGGCCGACGATGCGATAGCCGCGGTCCGGTTTCTGACCGCACATGAAGGAGTGAAGGCCGCCGATGCGCTGCTGGCAGGCTATTCGTTCGGCGCGGCGACGGCGCTTCGCGCGGCGGCGAATACGGAGGCGGTCGCGGCGATAGTCGCGATTGCGCTGCCGCTTGGGATGATCGATCCGTCGGTGCTGGGCGCGATCTCAAAGCCCATTGTGCTGGTCGCCGGCGACCAGGATTCGTATTGTCCGGCCGAGCATCTGACGGCCCTAGCCGAGCGGTTGGGTCCGCTCGCGCGGCTTAAGATCATCCCCGGCGCGGACCATTTTTTCGGCGGCCGCGAGCATGCAATAGTCGCCGCACTCGGCGAGGCATTGGCGACATTGTAGCGGCGGCCGCCGCGGCCGCGGAGGGAAACGCCGTGCCCGAAGAAGTAGAAGTCGACACCGACAAGCTGCACGAGGAGATCCACGAAGAGGTCGAGCGCGAGGGCGGCGCGCTGCTCAAGGCGATTGCGCTTACGACCGCGCTCTTTGCTGCGCTGGCGGCGGTCGCCGCATTGCGCGCGGGCGGAACCGTCAACGAGGCGCTGGTGATGAAGACCGAGGCGACGAGGCTTCAAGCCGAGGCTTCCGACCAGTGGACTGCCTACCAAGCCAAAGGAATCAAGTCCGCTATCCAGAAAGCGTCCGAGACGACGTGGCTCGCGCTCGGCAAGCAGCCGCCCGCATCATTCGGCCAGGAGCGCGAGCGCTATGCGCACGAGCAGGCCGAAATTGCAGCGGTCGCCCACGACAAGGAACGCGAACGCGACCGCAGGTCGGAAGAGGCCGACCACTTGATGCACCAGCATCATCGGTTCGCCGACAGTGTCGCGCTGTTCCAGGTGGCGATCGCGCTAGGCGCGGT containing:
- a CDS encoding 2-hydroxychromene-2-carboxylate isomerase, giving the protein MAREVEFFFDYGSPFSYLADTQLKGLAERTGARVIYRPMLLGGVFKETGNSSPIAIEAKRKYMMADLERWAKHYGVPPLHNAHFPINTIRLMRGAVAAERLGVFPQYHRAIYDAFWRDGLNLGETSVMREVVGRAGLDAERVAALSEEHAVKEALRDSTEAAVARGAFGAPTFFVGDQMFWGNDRLMFVEEALRALS
- a CDS encoding polysaccharide deacetylase family protein, which codes for MEVALKIDVDTHQGLEFGVPRLARMLTAEAVAASFYVAMGPDNSGRAVVRVLRNPGFLKKMRRTGAVRMYGLRTVLSGTLLPARPIALAFPNIVRGLKRASFEVGVHGWDHVRWQDGIDKLGEAGIRAELNDAFEAYRAIFREPTRSFAAPGWRTNALALKTLDSMGLSYRSDTRGRTPFRCRVDGQILNTLEIPTTLPTLDEVMGREDLPDAAAVLEFYLAQFDPGRLNVHTVHAETEGMAQLESFAALIRALKERRAKFVRLEEVAARLGAAELPVCEVVRATLPGRAGWIAAQGPDPT
- the murF gene encoding UDP-N-acetylmuramoyl-tripeptide--D-alanyl-D-alanine ligase → MATPIPVNQCAFRLDEVAAATGGELFGGPETVVRGVTSDTRTLDRGALFVALKGADRDGHAYLGEAARRGATAAIVARGCRLAGGERLAAIEVDDTLAALGDLARHHLRRIRAAGPFACVAIGGAVGKTSTKELCAAAVRALFGETLATPGNLNNLIGVPMTIFMINERYRAAVLECGTNTRGEIARLARIVEPDVAAVLNVDVEHSEGLGTLEEIADEEAALFSTARRAVVASAEERLVLERVPRGAELLTFGAEAAADVRVAGRAPAACGEGAGGGRSRVTLALSPRLVAAGAPARLEVALALLGAAAARNAAAAVAATAALRARPLEADELSALARALEGVAPVAGRLQIRVLGGLLVIDDTYNANPRSVRAALDAAHESAAASGARMVVALGDMLELGAFAPAMHTEAVANVMRLAPAAFIAVGPEMGAAVGAAGFTGRAGMHVAPDSAAGAEIVCGLVHAGDVVLVKGSRGIRMERIVEALGERFGSRTEN
- the purE gene encoding 5-(carboxyamino)imidazole ribonucleotide mutase, giving the protein MTQAASPLVGIIMGSKSDWEQMSAAAEILNEFKVSHEVRVLSAHRTPEITLDYAASASERGLQVMIAGAGGAAHLPGVIAAKTILPVIGVPMMSSALNGMDSLLSIVQMPRGVPVATMAIGKSGAANAALFAVTILALARPDLGEELIKWRAARAQEVLQQKLP
- a CDS encoding helix-turn-helix transcriptional regulator, producing MSAARETEETVSSGSETKPVGKPESGVNPRDEAEAADNQPKPSKPGGETGPSEAAKADDAGAAAQSTPTELPKPGVDKTGAEGEPSLGKILTAARERRGVSRDEVVAETRIPAHYLDMIERSDYDLISDQLYLMPFVRRYAAFLGLDGEEVAMRFVREVQRAEGAAAAPRMSEPLTLHDRKRAPWGRMAVVIIVLSAIVVLYVIVSERHRGEFGFHHAETVSEPAAPAGAMPPAAEAPAPPAAEAPAPPAAEPPAVAPAPMTAPAPQSVSPPQAAAPAQMLQTSVVGGPAAPGASRQTPKTPPPKRTTAPSDSTEE
- a CDS encoding glycosyltransferase family 39 protein produces the protein MSATPPALPAPASLLAEHNRTRRLLVCAALAAILYLPALGRPALWEPDEGRYAEIAREMVLTHDYVTPRDNWVRYFEKPPLVYWAEAISIKLLGPTELAVRLPAAIASVAEVAVTAALGEAMFGPAAGVAAAMVLALSPLFFGFARFATLDPALALFVAAALGAFQAAAHRPGFDDAGARRWFFLSAAMAAAGTLAKGPVALVLTGAVGLAWLLAERRGREILRMPWLRAIAIYFAIVAPWFVLAAERNPEFLRFFVIHEHVERYLANAEHGWGPYFFVVVVIAGMWPWIVFVPAGVRQLMRASDGGGGDGLEQSSCRSNARSSLKFLLWWFGIILVFFSIPRAKLGSYILPALPPLAIMAGYALTCLPSMDASKVRRLFGTLVMLNLAAAAAIGMACGYYASQPESMLLADALVAMTVLTAASLVCLAIVSRGRRPERPAAAVAALALGVVATLGMMVKARTDAQPLVSYRELAHAIEPYLVPDCRLASYRHFVQSMPFYTGHREALVDYRGELAPFGRDADASASFVATDAGLAELWRAPGCAVLIVNRTDLGHVLNLLGPDATIVGCDGKKLALYNHAVAEPVPARLCTSDFRP
- a CDS encoding glycosyltransferase codes for the protein MSSAEKIAAIREPARLPDGSLVSVVVPVYNEEANLPALWSRLEPVMRACGRPWEVLFVDDGSADRSLEILRGIAASAHGAVRVIELARNFGQHSAILAGFRQCRGEVVVTLDADLQNPPEEIPRLLAAIDEGNDVVGGWREVRHDIAYRRFASNLQNRVTSMIVGVPMHDYGCMLRAYRRHIVDTVVACDEKAAFVPALANSFAKRVAEIPVAHEERQSGSSKYNLFRLLHLSLNLITGFSMMPIQAVSVAGVLVFILDALLVLVLLAHRILYGPQQEGALWTLFAFNFLVLGFVLLAVGLIGEYVGRVYLEVRKRPTYIVRAVHGDESASLERR